The following proteins come from a genomic window of Sardina pilchardus chromosome 1, fSarPil1.1, whole genome shotgun sequence:
- the LOC134076532 gene encoding NXPE family member 3-like, which produces MVTTLQFGFVSPTHDHCPCQGVVYVICVTTLLLSYTFGCGKLLLGPHQQQCADRPDRLGSNETQTTLKGPTPALPVSGDPGFSPEEWDRIQQAIHWPEPDREISNASVCTSAAHSTFIINDFTQSYTVGEEVFATIFAKDFTGTPKRYGGDFYQAKAYSDKLKASVFGEVVDHQNGTYTARFRLPWAGPVTLAVRLIHSSEAVRVLKQWRRNDADRIYFLNYFQGASQQLGGATVEEVVECNVKWPGVKLSPSLRGRCEYHDAHTGLTWQCHKPPTLTCQDRVFHSGGGFRKRNHALEEVLMDSQHVNQWLTGDSRLIRVTGSNLSTVVSKPCKPGLPTPVPAGFYLNNVWTSLVCATRHFSVPDIAPCLRDKDIYFFGDSTIRQWFSYLNETVPTLNSVNIQTDPLMAVDLQNNIAMHFRTHGLPLHSGKIPVVSLHYMSSEIDGLAGGPRTVVVLNLCAHFTSYPLTYYAYRVWLIRRSVVALLKRAPETKVIIKTANTGYNKKHLYRSDWLTMQVDRILQEGFRDVGVYMVDMWQMTSCHYLEDNLHPAPLIVKNGVDILLSFICPR; this is translated from the exons ATGGTGACAACTTTACAATTTGGCTTCGTCAGCCCAACTCACGATCACTGTCCCTGCCAGGGAGTGGTCTACGTGATATGCGTGACTACA CTGTTGTTGTCCTACACGTTCGGATGTGGCAAGCTTCTCCTTGGGCCTCACCAGCAGCAGTGCGCTGACAGACCTGACAGACTCGGCTCGAATGAAACGCAGACGACGCTAAAGGGCCCGACGCCAGCGTTACCGGTGAGCGGAGACCCGGGCTTCAGTCCAGAGGAGTGGGACCGGATACAACAGGCGATCCACTGGCCCGAACCTGACCGTGAGATTAGCAATGCAAGTGTCTGCACGAGTGCGGCCCACTCCACCTTCATTATTAACGACTTCACGCAGAGTTACACAGTGGGAGAGGAAGTCTTCGCCACCATCTTCGCCAAAGACTTCACTGGTACTCCAAAACGCTACGGAGGAGACTTCTACCAGGCCAAGGCTTATTCAGACAAATTAAAG GCCAGCGTGTTTGGAGAGGTGGTGGACCACCAGAACGGCACCTACACGGCCCGGTTCAGGCTCCCGTGGGCCGGCCCAGTGACGCTGGCCGTGCGCCTGATCCACTCCAGCGAGGCGGTCCGCGTCCTCAAGCAATGGCGGCGCAATGACGCCGACCGGATCTACTTCCTGAACTACTTCCAGGGCGCCAGTCAGCAGCTTGGGGGTGCcacggtggaggaggtggtggaatGTAACGTGAAGTGGCCGGGCGTGAAGTTGTCGCCGTCGCTACGGGGACGGTGCGAGTACCACGACGCCCACACGGGTCTCACCTGGCAGTGCCACAAGCCCCCGACGCTGACGTGCCAGGACCGCGTGTTCCACTCGGGGGGCGGATTCAGGAAACGCAACCACGCCCTGGAGGAGGTCCTCATGGACAG TCAGCATGTGAACCAGTGGCTTACCGGTGACTCGCGCCTGATTAGAGTGACTGGATCTAATTTAAGCACTG TGGTGAGCAAGCCGTGCAAACCTGGACTTCCCACGCCAGTCCCAGCAGGATTCTACCTGAACAATGTGTGGACGTCACTTGTGTGCGCCACCCGACATTTCTCCGTTCCAGACATCGCTCCATGCCTGAGGGACAAGGACATCTATTTCTTCGGAGACTCCACCATCAGACAGTGGTTTTCATACCTCAATGAGACTGTACCAA CTCTAAACAGCGTCAACATCCAGACAGATCCCCTCATGGCCGTGGACCTGCAGAACAACATCGCCATGCACTTCCGCACCCACGGCCTTCCTCTGCATAGCGGCAAGATCCCCGTGGTGAGCCTCCACTACATGAGCAGCGAGATCGATGGCCTGGCTGGTGGGCCGCGCACCGTGGTCGTGTTGAACTTGTGCGCACACTTCACCAGCTACCCACTCACGTACTACGCCTACCGCGTCTGGCTGATCCGGAGGTCGGTCGTCGCCCTCTTGAAACGCGCGCCGGAGACGAAGGTCATCATCAAGACGGCCAACACGGGGTACAACAAAAAG CATCTTTATCGCAGTGATTGGCTCACTATGCAAGTGGACCGGATCCTGCAAGAGGGCTTCCGTGACGTGGGGGTCTACATGGTGGATATGTGGCAGATGACCTCCTGCCACTACCTCGAGGACAACCTCCACCCTGCCCCGCTGATAGTCAAAAACGGAGTCGACAtacttctctctttcatttgccCCCGCTAA
- the LOC134082935 gene encoding GTP-binding protein 2-like, with protein sequence MVSPKMNPTICWRFEAAVVLLFHAKTFRRGFQVTVHVGNVRQTATVECLHGKEELRTGESAVVCFRFLQHPEYLRLGAKLLFREGVTKGIGHVAQILPDLNTPDQNHAHNNNNNIIIA encoded by the exons ATGGTCAGTCCAAAGATGAACCCCACCATCTGTTGGCGTTTCGAAGCTGCCGTCGTACTGCTGTTTCATGCAAAGACATTCCGCCGGGGTTTCCAGGTGACCGTTCACGTCGGCAACGTCCGGCAAACGGCTACTGTTGAGTGCCTCCATGGAAAG GAGGAGCTGCGCACAGGGGAGAGCGCGGTGGTGTGTTTCCGGTTCCTGCAGCACCCGGAGTACCTGCGTCTGGGCGCCAAGCTGCTGTTCAGAGAGGGCGTCACCAAGGGCATCGGCCACGTGGCCCAGATCCTGCCCGACCTCAACACGCCCGACCAGAACCacgcacacaacaacaacaacaacatcatcatcgcttaa
- the LOC134076542 gene encoding NXPE family member 3-like, with protein MVLGRKTKWHASDHDEEKEKTHTEETFAEISLPDVAHWMAVNQGKFEKKLQRKIELELELEELLTTCFSAIIQNVICTSITVWFGSATKRDRARLQWTIRDAERIIEADLPSIQDLYRCRASVFGEVVDHQNGTYTARFRLPWAGPVTLAVRLIHSSEAVRVLKQRRRTDSDRIYFLNYFQGTSQRRGGAAVEEVVECNVKWPGVTLPPSPRGRCEYHDAHTGLTWQCHKPPTLTCQDRVFHSEGGFRKRITALEEVLMDSQHVNQWLTGDSRLIRVTGSNLSTVVSKPCKPGLPTPVPAGFYLNDVWTSLVCAARHFSVPEIAPCLRDKHIYIMGDSTIRQWFLYLNEAVPRFVWLSGC; from the exons ATGGTTCTTGGTAGGAAAACTAAGTGGCATGCCTCTGACCATgacgaggagaaagagaagactcACACAGAGGAGACGTTTGCTGAGATTAGCCTACCAGATGTGGCACACTGGATGGCAGTGAATCAGGGCAAATTTGAGAAAAAATTGCAAAGGAAAATAGAGTTGGAATTAGAGCTCGAA GAGCTGCTGACCACTTGCTTCTCAGCGATCATTCAGAACGTCATCTGCACCTCCATCACTGTCTGGTTTGGGTCAGCCACCAAACGAGACAGGGCCAGACTGCAATGGACAATAAGGGATGCAGAGAGGATCATTGAAGCTGATCTCCCTTCCATCCAGGACCTTTACCGGTGCAGG GCCAGCGTGTTTGGAGAGGTGGTGGACCACCAGAACGGCACCTACACGGCCCGGTTCAGGCTCCCGTGGGCCGGCCCAGTGACGCTGGCCGTGCGCCTGATCCACTCCAGCGAGGCGGTCCGCGTCCTCAAGCAGCGCCGGCGCACCGACTCCGACCGGATCTACTTCCTGAACTACTTCCAGGGCACGAGCCAACGGCGTGGGGGCGCcgcggtggaggaggtggtggaatGTAACGTGAAGTGGCCAGGCGTGACCCTGCCGCCGTCGCCACGGGGACGGTGCGAGTACCACGACGCCCACACGGGTCTCACCTGGCAGTGCCACAAGCCCCCGACACTGACGTGCCAGGACCGCGTGTTCCACTCGGAGGGCGGATTCAGGAAACGCATCACTGCCCTGGAGGAGGTCCTCATGGACAG TCAGCATGTGAACCAGTGGCTTACCGGTGACTCACGCCTGATCAGAGTGACTGGATCTAATTTAAGTACTG TGGTGAGCAAGCCATGCAAACCTGGACTTCCCACGCCAGTCCCAGCAGGATTTTACCTGAACGATGTGTGGACGTCACTTGTGTGCGCCGCCCGACATTTCTCTGTTCCAGAAATCgctccatgcctcagagacaaGCACATCTACATCATGGGAGACTCCACCATCAGACAGTGGTTTTTATACCTCAATGAGGCTGTACCAA ggtttgtctgGTTGTCTGGTTGTTAG